A region of Chelonia mydas isolate rCheMyd1 chromosome 7, rCheMyd1.pri.v2, whole genome shotgun sequence DNA encodes the following proteins:
- the AIFM2 gene encoding ferroptosis suppressor protein 1, protein MGSKLSVDDSVRVVIVGGGFGGIAAARQLKSWGIPFVLVDMRDAFHHNVGALRASVESGFAKKTFISYSVTFEESFRQAKVVGIDLLRQKVLLNDNEELFYSHLILATGSDGPFPGKFNQIIDMETAIQTYEDMVKELQKSPRIVIVGGGAAGVEMAAEIKTEYPAKEVTLIHSKIALADVELLPSVRQVVKEILLRKEVHLLLSDRVSNLHMLTLNRFQENMAVKTEKGTEVAADMVILCTGIKINSSAYSSAFGDKLAGNGALKVNQYLQVEGYDNIYAIGDCADVKEPKMAYHAGLHANIVVTNIINSLTQKPLKTYQPGSLTFLLSMGRNDGVGQINGCYVGRLLVTIAKSRDLFVSKSWETMGQTMPC, encoded by the exons ATGGGATCCAAGCTTTCAGTGGACGACTCGGTGCGTGTTGTGATCGTTGGAGGAGGTTTCGGGGGAATTGCAGCTGCCAGACAACTAAAGTCCTGGGGAATCCCCTTTGTTCTTGTGGACATGAGAGATGCATTCCACCACAATGTGGGTGCTCTCCGGGCCTCTGTAGAGAGCG GATTTGCCAAGAAAACCTTCATCTCTTACTCTGTGACCTTTGAGGAGAGCTTCCGACAAGCTAAGGTGGTTGGAATAGACTTACTGAGGCAGAAAGTCTTGCTGAATGATAATGAG GAGCTTTTCTACTCTCACCTTATCCTTGCTACAGGCAGTGATGGGCCTTTCCCTGGGAAGTTTAACCAGATCATTGACATGGAAACTGCCATTCAGACGTATGAAGACATGGTCAAGGAG CTCCAGAAATCTCCACGTATTGTGATAGTAGGTGGTGGTGCTGCTGGAGTGGAGATGGCTGCAGAGATCAAAACAGAATATCCAGCCAAAGAG GTCACCCTCATTCACTCAAAAATTGCACTGGCTGATGTGGAGCTCCTACCAAGTGTCCGGCAGGTGGTGAAGGAGATTCTTCTCAGGAAAGAAGTGCATCTCTTGTTAA GTGACAGAGTCAGCAACCTGCATATGCTGACTTTAAACCGATTCCAAGAGAATATGGCAGTCAAGACGGAAAAGGGCACAGAGGTTGCTGCTGACATGGTGATTCTCTGCACTGGTATAAAGATCAATTCATCGGCATACAGCAGTGCATTTG gggaCAAGCTGGCAGGTAATGGTGCTTTAAAGGTCAACCAGTACCTCCAGGTGGAAGGGTATGATAATATCTATGCTATTGGTGATTGTGCTGATGTGAAGGAACCGAAGATGGCATACCATGCTGGGCTCCATGCCAATATTGTGGTGACAAACATCATCAACAGTCTGACACAGAAACCTCTTAAAACCTACCAGCCAG GATCACTAACCTTCCTGCTGTCGATGGGCCGGAATGATGGGGTAGGCCAGATTAATGGATGCTACGTGGGACGTCTGTTAGTGACTATTGCAAAGAGCCGGGACCTTTTTGTTTCTAAGAGCTGGGAGACTATGGGACAGACTATGCCCTGCTAG